A DNA window from Shewanella baltica contains the following coding sequences:
- a CDS encoding aerolysin family beta-barrel pore-forming toxin: MRTKSSLSILTLSCLTALGTVSLLAEAAIPNTIPKLSMVEHAAPDLDSLKNDVINDPSFISSLFSLGHHLGYAWAGGTASQYVGEDIEVRRESSNEYSLKARYNGNDPYASGYRANERLKVNLQNIHFVTNPQNLKLGSPQVYDREAIYTAPVVIYNWGDTEDTGVATLNYDYTTSWAKTDNFSFSEKIGVTNKYEVGIPGIGGASSEISAEFSASQGWSETDGKSTTISSQAQYRAIMPPRSKRYISITLFKQKADVPYTSSLYMMYDIKYENFLKWGGNAHINHPTNRPNFPYTFGGANANNLNGPEALVDQYLHQDINGYGVWDWPAAISSAQSKSGFEWQLANIVRQHGAPISGKFTAIDSSQFNIDASESYPLTDEDIANRPKSAQKLGLSHNIQVAVGEIQNNDEDGLIKKLNISQSSEVMLNN, from the coding sequence ATGAGAACAAAATCTAGCCTGAGTATATTAACTTTATCCTGTTTAACCGCACTTGGAACTGTTTCTTTGTTGGCCGAAGCGGCTATTCCGAATACTATTCCAAAACTGTCAATGGTAGAACACGCTGCCCCTGATCTTGATTCGCTTAAAAATGATGTGATTAACGACCCCTCGTTTATCAGCTCGTTATTCTCCTTGGGACACCATCTTGGATATGCATGGGCTGGCGGTACGGCATCCCAGTATGTTGGTGAAGATATCGAAGTCAGAAGAGAATCGAGCAACGAATATAGTCTTAAAGCCCGCTATAACGGCAATGATCCTTATGCAAGCGGCTACAGAGCGAATGAGCGTTTGAAGGTGAATTTACAAAATATCCATTTTGTAACTAATCCTCAAAACCTAAAGTTAGGTTCACCTCAAGTTTATGATCGTGAAGCTATTTATACCGCTCCAGTAGTGATTTACAACTGGGGCGATACCGAAGATACCGGTGTAGCCACCCTAAACTATGATTACACCACTAGCTGGGCCAAAACCGATAATTTCTCTTTCTCCGAGAAAATTGGCGTAACCAATAAATATGAAGTGGGTATTCCAGGAATAGGCGGAGCGAGTTCTGAAATCAGTGCCGAATTTTCCGCCAGCCAAGGTTGGAGTGAAACCGACGGCAAAAGTACAACGATTTCAAGTCAGGCACAGTACCGAGCAATTATGCCGCCTCGCAGCAAACGTTATATCTCAATCACTCTGTTTAAACAAAAGGCGGATGTTCCATACACCTCAAGTTTATATATGATGTACGATATAAAATATGAGAACTTCTTAAAATGGGGAGGTAATGCACATATTAATCATCCGACAAATAGACCTAACTTCCCTTATACCTTTGGCGGAGCGAATGCGAATAATCTCAATGGTCCAGAAGCCTTAGTCGATCAATATCTTCATCAAGATATAAACGGTTATGGTGTTTGGGATTGGCCTGCTGCGATTAGTTCTGCACAGTCAAAAAGTGGCTTTGAGTGGCAATTGGCGAATATAGTTAGACAACATGGCGCACCTATCAGCGGTAAATTTACCGCAATAGATTCGAGTCAATTTAATATTGATGCCAGTGAATCCTATCCGCTAACGGATGAAGATATTGCTAATCGTCCTAAAAGCGCTCAAAAATTAGGACTGAGTCATAATATTCAAGTTGCCGTCGGCGAGATCCAAAATAATGATGAAGATGGTTTAATCAAAAAACTGAATATTTCGCAATCAAGCGAAGTCATGTTAAACAATTAA
- a CDS encoding IS4-like element ISSba6 family transposase, translated as MQLSEALARTHITRLTEFTCLADVLEPELIQSCLDSQGVATLRRRKLPMDAMIWAVIGMALFRGESVRSLINKLDIVLPQEIDYVARSAVTQARKRLGSEVIREVFSRSANTWHARAEHPHWCGLNLYGVDGVVWRTPDSVQNQAAFARTANASGEAAYPQIRMVCLMELSSHLLVNSAFDSVAENEMNLASQLIPSIPNHSLTLFDRGFYSLGLLHAWQQAQPDSHWLLPLKKGTQYEVVRTLGKHDQWVKLTTTPQARKKWPQLPDTLEARLLTKTVKGKSIAILTSLTDPMRYPSEDIVDLYAHRWEIELGYREMKQHLLESRFTLRSQLPELVTQELWGVLLAYNLIRYKMLLMAKSLPSVHPNQLSFRDAASYIIFKLTQLPSQTPGNVPRDVLDIERNARQFKLDGKRERAYPRVLKMSKNKYPVRPKKNAVHS; from the coding sequence ATGCAACTCTCAGAAGCACTCGCCCGCACTCATATTACCCGCCTAACCGAATTCACCTGCTTAGCTGATGTGTTAGAACCTGAGTTAATTCAATCCTGTTTAGACTCACAAGGCGTTGCGACGTTAAGACGGCGTAAATTGCCGATGGATGCGATGATTTGGGCCGTTATCGGAATGGCTTTGTTCCGAGGGGAGTCTGTTCGGTCACTCATCAACAAACTCGACATTGTTTTGCCGCAAGAGATTGATTATGTTGCACGCAGCGCTGTGACTCAGGCTCGAAAACGATTGGGCAGTGAGGTTATTCGAGAAGTGTTTAGTCGCAGCGCTAATACCTGGCACGCGAGAGCTGAACACCCTCATTGGTGCGGTCTTAACTTGTATGGTGTTGACGGTGTAGTATGGCGGACACCCGATAGTGTCCAAAATCAAGCCGCCTTTGCGCGTACCGCAAACGCTTCAGGCGAAGCGGCTTATCCGCAAATTCGCATGGTTTGCTTGATGGAGTTAAGCAGCCATTTGTTGGTCAACAGCGCCTTTGATTCGGTTGCCGAAAATGAAATGAACTTAGCATCTCAGCTCATTCCTAGCATTCCCAATCACAGTCTAACCCTTTTTGACCGAGGATTTTACTCGCTCGGCCTTCTGCACGCTTGGCAGCAAGCGCAACCTGACAGCCACTGGTTGTTGCCATTGAAGAAAGGCACTCAATATGAGGTGGTTCGAACATTGGGAAAACATGACCAGTGGGTGAAACTCACCACCACGCCTCAAGCCAGAAAGAAATGGCCGCAGCTCCCTGATACCCTTGAAGCGCGTTTACTCACTAAGACAGTGAAAGGTAAGTCAATCGCCATTTTGACCTCGTTAACTGACCCGATGCGTTACCCCAGCGAAGACATCGTCGACTTATATGCCCATCGATGGGAAATCGAACTGGGCTACAGAGAGATGAAACAACATCTGTTGGAGAGTCGTTTTACGCTACGCAGTCAACTACCGGAGCTGGTGACTCAAGAGTTGTGGGGCGTGCTACTGGCCTATAATCTCATTAGATACAAGATGTTGCTGATGGCTAAAAGCTTGCCATCGGTCCATCCTAATCAACTGAGTTTTAGGGATGCGGCGAGTTATATCATCTTCAAGTTGACGCAACTGCCATCACAAACACCGGGGAATGTCCCGAGAGACGTATTGGATATAGAACGCAATGCACGGCAATTTAAGTTGGATGGTAAACGGGAAAGGGCTTATCCAAGAGTCCTTAAAATGAGTAAAAACAAGTATCCGGTTAGACCCAAGAAAAATGCCGTTCACTCTTAA
- a CDS encoding helix-turn-helix transcriptional regulator, with the protein MRRADRLFQIVQILKHKRLTTAQELAERLEVSTRTIYRDVQDLCLSGIPIEGEAGVGYLLRHEVNVPPLMFNEAELEAIQVGMRMVQTWGGKELGSAARQAMIKVEAVLPKRLQAYQSLMFSPDFYLDSNEFQFLDPLRNSAQRREYVKLFYQDVKLDVTEREVRPLAIYFWRGTWTLLTWCELRSAFRNFRVDRITGLVRLNRHFEQAPGQELEDYICLMDEHAKARAEAKEKPLE; encoded by the coding sequence ATGCGCCGCGCCGACCGCCTATTTCAAATAGTGCAAATTCTTAAACATAAACGCCTGACCACAGCCCAAGAATTGGCTGAACGGTTAGAGGTGTCCACGCGCACGATTTACCGTGACGTGCAGGATTTGTGTTTAAGTGGCATTCCCATTGAAGGGGAGGCGGGTGTCGGCTATTTGTTGCGCCATGAGGTCAATGTTCCTCCCTTGATGTTTAACGAAGCCGAACTCGAAGCGATTCAAGTTGGCATGCGTATGGTGCAAACTTGGGGTGGTAAGGAGCTTGGTAGCGCCGCGAGACAGGCGATGATCAAAGTCGAAGCCGTATTGCCAAAACGATTACAAGCCTATCAATCTTTGATGTTTTCACCGGATTTTTATCTCGACTCCAATGAGTTCCAATTCCTCGATCCGCTGCGTAATTCAGCTCAGCGCCGCGAATACGTCAAACTCTTCTATCAAGACGTCAAACTCGATGTCACCGAGCGTGAAGTGCGCCCGCTCGCCATCTATTTTTGGCGTGGCACTTGGACCTTACTGACTTGGTGTGAGCTGCGTTCGGCTTTTCGTAATTTCAGGGTTGATCGCATCACAGGCCTTGTGCGGTTGAACCGTCATTTTGAACAAGCACCTGGTCAAGAGCTGGAAGATTATATTTGCCTGATGGATGAACATGCGAAGGCGCGAGCCGAAGCAAAAGAAAAGCCACTCGAATGA
- a CDS encoding GyrI-like domain-containing protein, with product MDVVYIDARPLLGLSIRTNNRAKMSADSAKIGSLWQAFFESSQLTAMLNSPMYGVYYDYESDMNGDFSVLVGKAIDAPVEANHLVSLELEAGKYLKFTGQGDMPQCVIDLWGQVWGYFSANDCPHQRRYQTDFEVYLSATEVEIYIGIL from the coding sequence ATGGACGTGGTTTATATTGATGCCCGGCCGCTACTTGGATTGAGTATCCGCACGAACAATCGGGCCAAAATGTCCGCCGATAGCGCTAAAATTGGCAGTTTATGGCAAGCCTTTTTTGAATCATCCCAGCTCACCGCTATGCTCAATTCGCCCATGTATGGCGTGTATTATGACTATGAGTCAGACATGAATGGCGATTTTTCTGTGCTGGTGGGCAAGGCAATTGATGCCCCTGTAGAGGCAAACCACTTAGTGTCACTGGAGCTTGAAGCCGGTAAGTACCTTAAATTTACCGGTCAAGGTGACATGCCCCAATGTGTTATCGATCTTTGGGGACAAGTGTGGGGCTATTTTAGTGCTAACGATTGTCCGCATCAGCGACGTTATCAAACTGATTTTGAAGTCTATCTTAGCGCCACTGAGGTTGAGATTTATATCGGGATTTTATGA
- a CDS encoding VOC family protein: protein MLSIAQLVWGEIPVSDMNRAVAFYQQHFGVEFKRDDMEDMEYATIVTEDASAASIGLVKCSMSQPSMQGSTVYLHFSAQLQPLVDKLIAAEVTIILPVTPIKDGECGYIALFADSEGNKVGLWSKDK from the coding sequence ATGTTATCTATTGCACAGTTAGTTTGGGGTGAAATTCCTGTCAGTGACATGAACCGTGCCGTTGCTTTTTATCAGCAGCATTTTGGGGTTGAGTTTAAACGTGACGATATGGAAGACATGGAATATGCGACTATAGTCACCGAAGATGCGAGTGCGGCGAGCATAGGGTTAGTCAAATGCAGCATGAGCCAGCCATCGATGCAAGGCAGCACTGTGTATCTGCATTTCAGCGCACAATTGCAACCTTTAGTGGATAAACTTATCGCAGCAGAGGTGACGATTATCCTGCCAGTCACACCGATTAAAGACGGTGAGTGTGGTTATATCGCCTTATTTGCCGATAGCGAAGGTAACAAAGTGGGTCTGTGGTCTAAGGATAAGTAG
- a CDS encoding phospho-sugar mutase — protein sequence MNTHLQLQVNHWLENDPDPRTQSQLQTLVDSGNEAELAARFASRLEFGTAGLRGVVGAGPMGMNRLVIRQTSAGLGAYLLDQIKDAAERGVVIGYDGRHDSFNFAHDAASVLTAMGIKVRLTSKVAPTPLVAFGVKHFNAAAGIVVTASHNPPQYNGYKVYWDNGAQIIPPHDSGIAAQIERAANQAIPFLEHDEAVKQGKLIILQDDFYQSYRHGVQQAEVLQNHTAPEKVSLAYTAMHGVGAEMAETVLKDAGFTQVYSVASQREPDGDFPTVNFPNPEEKGAMDLVIAEAKKHGAMLACANDPDADRFAVAVRRDDGEYQMLTGDQVGVLFGHYLLSHAKDNQRLTGTTIVSSSLLSKIAQGFGTQSFTTLTGFKWLMNVGIAKTSPEDQFLFAYEEALGYTVGSMVWDKDGLSALVAFAQLTAELVAKGQTIWDRLEQIYREHGFHLNAQVSIALKPDTPNIGAYLREHPPVKIGEHDVLSTDDLKALERRFADGSVEKIDLPPSDVLTYCLAGGARVIVRPSGTEPKIKCYYEVVETIVDTDTLASAQARASKAMEDFIQAHQASLPK from the coding sequence ATGAATACCCATCTGCAGTTACAGGTAAACCATTGGCTTGAAAATGATCCTGACCCTCGCACTCAATCCCAATTACAAACCCTAGTCGATAGTGGCAATGAAGCCGAACTCGCGGCGCGCTTTGCCAGTCGCTTAGAGTTTGGCACCGCAGGATTACGCGGTGTGGTCGGCGCTGGGCCTATGGGGATGAACCGTCTGGTGATCCGTCAAACCTCGGCAGGCCTTGGTGCTTATCTACTTGATCAGATTAAAGATGCCGCCGAGCGTGGTGTGGTGATTGGTTACGATGGTCGCCACGACTCATTCAATTTTGCCCATGATGCGGCGAGTGTGCTGACCGCTATGGGCATTAAGGTGCGCTTAACGTCTAAAGTGGCGCCGACACCGCTGGTAGCCTTTGGGGTGAAACATTTTAATGCTGCAGCAGGCATTGTAGTGACCGCGAGTCATAACCCGCCTCAATACAATGGCTATAAAGTGTATTGGGACAATGGCGCGCAGATTATTCCGCCCCACGATTCTGGCATTGCCGCGCAAATTGAGCGCGCCGCGAATCAAGCTATTCCGTTTTTAGAACATGATGAGGCGGTAAAACAAGGTAAGTTAATTATTCTGCAGGACGATTTTTACCAAAGCTATCGCCATGGCGTGCAGCAAGCTGAGGTGCTGCAAAACCATACGGCTCCAGAAAAGGTCAGTTTAGCCTATACCGCCATGCACGGCGTGGGCGCTGAAATGGCTGAAACCGTATTGAAAGATGCGGGTTTCACCCAAGTGTATTCGGTTGCTTCCCAACGTGAACCCGATGGCGATTTCCCAACGGTGAACTTCCCCAATCCGGAAGAAAAGGGTGCGATGGATTTAGTGATCGCCGAGGCGAAAAAACACGGCGCTATGCTCGCCTGTGCTAACGATCCCGATGCCGACCGTTTTGCGGTTGCAGTGCGTCGTGATGATGGCGAGTACCAGATGCTAACGGGCGATCAAGTCGGTGTGCTCTTTGGGCATTACTTGTTATCTCACGCTAAAGATAATCAGCGACTTACGGGCACTACGATAGTGTCATCGAGTCTGTTATCTAAAATTGCTCAAGGGTTTGGCACGCAAAGCTTTACCACGCTCACCGGCTTTAAGTGGCTGATGAATGTGGGTATCGCGAAAACGTCCCCTGAGGATCAATTCCTGTTTGCCTATGAAGAAGCCCTTGGTTACACAGTTGGCAGCATGGTGTGGGATAAAGATGGCTTGTCGGCGCTGGTGGCATTTGCCCAATTAACTGCCGAGCTGGTGGCGAAGGGGCAAACGATTTGGGACAGACTCGAGCAAATTTACCGTGAGCATGGCTTCCATCTCAATGCACAGGTGAGTATTGCACTAAAACCTGACACGCCTAATATTGGCGCCTATTTACGCGAACATCCCCCCGTGAAGATTGGTGAGCATGACGTGCTCTCAACCGATGATTTAAAAGCCCTTGAGCGTCGTTTTGCCGATGGTAGCGTTGAGAAAATCGACTTGCCACCGAGCGATGTATTAACCTACTGCTTAGCGGGTGGCGCTCGGGTGATCGTTAGGCCATCTGGTACTGAACCCAAAATTAAGTGCTACTACGAAGTGGTCGAAACTATAGTCGATACTGATACCTTAGCCAGCGCTCAGGCGAGGGCGAGCAAAGCCATGGAAGATTTTATTCAGGCCCATCAAGCCAGTTTGCCAAAGTAA
- a CDS encoding TerC family protein yields the protein MEFFTTLFVGYPLWVWLMFFGFVLALLAFDLGVLHKEQHEITVAESLKLSAFYICMGLLFGAWLWWYKGSTAGMEYLTGYLIEKSLSMDNVFVIALIFSSLGIPRLYQHRVLFWGILGVIVLRAIMIGLGAVLVAQYQGVLVLFGLFLIFTGVKMLFSNDEHSDIQDNKFYKWLRTKMRFTPTLHKEKFWVRGEDHQLSKGWWATPLFLALILVETADLVFAVDSIPAIFAITQDPFIVYTSNIFAILGLRALYFALAAMVHRFEYLKYALSVVLVFIGVKVGLVYFNHEGIVNFTIPTALSLGVTFGLLVAGVLFSLWKTRGQEIDK from the coding sequence ATGGAGTTTTTTACCACCCTATTTGTGGGTTACCCGCTTTGGGTTTGGTTGATGTTTTTCGGTTTTGTGCTGGCGTTATTGGCCTTCGATCTTGGCGTATTACACAAGGAACAGCATGAAATTACCGTGGCCGAAAGTTTAAAGCTTTCAGCCTTTTATATCTGTATGGGCTTACTGTTTGGGGCTTGGCTGTGGTGGTACAAGGGCTCAACGGCGGGTATGGAATATCTGACGGGTTATCTGATTGAAAAATCGCTGTCTATGGATAACGTCTTTGTTATCGCCTTAATCTTCAGTAGTTTAGGCATTCCGCGTTTATACCAACACAGAGTGCTCTTCTGGGGTATTTTGGGTGTAATAGTGCTACGCGCGATTATGATTGGCCTTGGCGCAGTGCTCGTTGCCCAGTATCAAGGCGTACTGGTGTTATTTGGACTCTTCTTGATTTTCACTGGTGTGAAAATGCTCTTCTCCAATGACGAGCACAGTGATATCCAAGATAATAAGTTTTACAAATGGTTACGCACTAAGATGCGCTTTACGCCGACACTGCATAAGGAGAAGTTCTGGGTACGGGGTGAAGATCATCAGTTATCAAAAGGATGGTGGGCCACGCCATTATTTTTAGCGTTGATCTTAGTGGAAACCGCGGATTTAGTGTTTGCTGTCGACAGTATTCCAGCCATTTTTGCGATTACCCAAGATCCTTTCATCGTTTATACCTCGAATATCTTCGCGATTTTGGGGCTACGTGCCTTGTATTTTGCCTTGGCGGCCATGGTGCACCGTTTCGAGTACCTTAAATACGCGTTGTCGGTGGTATTAGTATTTATCGGGGTGAAAGTGGGCTTAGTGTATTTCAATCACGAGGGAATAGTGAACTTTACTATTCCAACCGCACTGTCTCTTGGGGTGACGTTCGGCCTGTTAGTCGCAGGGGTCTTGTTCTCGTTGTGGAAAACGCGCGGCCAAGAAATCGATAAATAG